In Populus nigra chromosome 10, ddPopNigr1.1, whole genome shotgun sequence, the following proteins share a genomic window:
- the LOC133704095 gene encoding uncharacterized protein LOC133704095, producing MEVSCGASPRMSLDQLQKEGSEETHLQNSELYSFDYNDSHNLQFYSTSALDILRETARILRCNSWSFMTIAALLICPVSAILLSNVLVDQSIVKRLSTRLLLVANSSGLPLRPLINQLCHRFAEMAVSSATCFPLFITLSLLSRAAVVYSVDCTYSRKDVDGSKFLAMISKIWRRIVSTYLWSCMVIVGCLTLFFVLLLAVCSTFLVLGFWPELNLYAAMIVGLVFSVIFANAIIVCNIAVVISVLVDVSGPQALLRSSILIRGQTQVGLLIFLGSTIGMAFIEGLFEHRVKTLSYGDGSSRIWEGPLLVIMYSFVVLIDLMMSAVFYYSCRSHGMDASDGECLSILGTVTVSAESVGIP from the coding sequence ATGGAGGTTTCTTGCGGAGCTTCTCCTAGAATGAGTTTGGATCAGCTGCAAAAGGAGGGATCTGAAGAAACCCATCTCCAAAATTCTGAGCTTTATTCATTTGATTATAATGATAGCCATAATCTTCAGTTCTATTCAACGAGTGCATTGGATATCTTGAGAGAAACAGCGAGGATTCTCCGATGTAATTCATGGTCGTTTATGACAATTGCTGCTTTGCTTATTTGTCCAGTATCTGCCATTCTTTTGTCGAATGTATTGGTTGATCAGTCTATTGTTAAGAGATTGAGTACTAGGCTTTTGTTAGTTGCGAATTCTAGTGGACTTCCATTGAGGCCTCTTATCAATCAGCTGTGTCATCGTTTTGCCGAGATGGCTGTTTCGTCCGCAACGTGTTTCCCGTTGTTTATTACCTTGTCTTTGTTATCAAGAGCTGCGGTGGTTTATTCTGTAGATTGCACATATTCGAGGAAAGATGTTGATGGTTCAAAGTTTTTGGCAATGATAAGTAAAATTTGGAGGAGGATTGTTTCGACGTATTTGTGGTCGTGTATGGTGATCGTCGGCTGTCTCACGTTAttctttgttcttcttttaGCTGTTTGTAGCACATTTTTGGTGCTTGGGTTTTGGCCGGAGTTAAATCTGTATGCTGCGATGATAGTGGGGCTAGTTTTCTCGGTTATTTTTGCCAATGCGATTATTGTTTGCAATATTGCTGTTGTGATCTCTGTGTTGGTGGATGTTTCAGGGCCGCAGGCACTGCTCCGGTCCAGTATTTTAATTAGGGGACAGACTCAGGTGGgtcttttaatatttcttggatCAACAATTGGGATGGCATTTATAGAAGGTTTGTTCGAGCATAGAGTTAAGACATTGAGTTATGGAGATGGGTCTTCCAGGATTTGGGAAGGTCCTCTCTTGGTTATTATGTATTCATTTGTGGTGCttattgatttgatgatgaGTGCAGTTTTCTACTATAGTTGTAGATCTCATGGCATGGACGCCTCGGATGGCGAATGCCTGTCAATTTTAGGAACAGTTACTGTTTCTGCCGAATCTGTGGGCATTCCATGA
- the LOC133705832 gene encoding probable protein S-acyltransferase 22, translated as MRKHGWQLPYHPLQVVAVAVFLALGFAFYVFFAPFVGKKLFQYIAMGIYTPLITCAFGLYIWCAAADPADPGVFRSKKYLKIPDSEKHNPQKDSKLGGGSTSSIHDANASTVVGNSLEKEVVGAESTKKEPKTQIDKVSSGNASCFQWVFFPCAFICNHCSSSDESSELQMSEDGMFYCSLCEVEVFKYSKHCRVCDKCVDRFDHHCRWLNNCIGKKNYRQFFTLMVSALLLLILQWSTGILVLICCFLERRRFSVDISVKLGSSFSLAPFVIVVLACTILAMIATLPLAQLFFFHILLIKKGISTYDYIIALREQEQEQQGVDGQQSAQMSPASSLTGLSSASSFSTFHRGAWCTPPRLFLEDQFDVVPPETGSVSSLGKKTIGEEPIKKKNPAAVKISPWTLARLNAEEVSRAAAEARKKSKILQPVTRREPPFGLDMDSSFGSSGRRMVPRTDSNRRRASKRIRIPADLPMESVTKASGIAPDKGFTETSTSLAPLQLEARSAFQTSRAMSNSVGVVASSPESSLDSPDIHPFRVSSSGESRRLMGLSVGGPVSHNLFPLSRSTSDGYEASGGEDSDRVSSRIAQRSNNWSNLLFRADQDESVFRLKASSSSSQAQ; from the exons ATGAGAAAGCATGGATGGCAACTTCCTTATCACCCTCTTcag GTGGTGGCTGTTGCTGTATTTCTGGCACTGGGGTTTGCTTTTTATGTGTTCTTTGCTCCTTTTGTGGGGAAGAAGTTATTTCAATACATAGCGATGGGAATCTACACTCCTCTT ATTACCTGTGCCTTTGGTCTATATATTTGGTGTGCAGCTGCTGATCCTGCGGACCCTGGAGTGTTTAGATCCAAAAAGTATCTCAAGATTCCAGACAGTGAAAAGCATAACCCACAGAAGGATTCAAAACTCGGTGGAGGGTCAACTTCATCAATACATGATGCAAATGCTTCTACAGTTGTAGGAAATTCTCTGGAAAAAGAGGTGGTGGGTGCAGAATCAACTAAGAAAGAGCCCAAGACTCAAATTGATAAGGTGTCATCAGGGAATGCATCTTGTTTCCAGTGGGTTTTCTTTCCTTGTGCTTTTATCTGTAATCACTGCAGTTCGAGTGATGAATCTTCTGAGCTACAGATGAGCGAAGATGGGATGTTCTATTGCAGTTTGTGTGAAGTTGAG GTTTTCAAGTACAGCAAGCACTGTAGAGTATGTGACAAATGTGTTGATCGTTTTGATCATCACTGCAGG TGGCTTAACAACTGCATAGGCAAGAAGAACTACAGACAGTTTTTCACACTTATGGTTTCTGCTCTCCTCCTG CTTATTCTACAATGGTCGACTGGAATCCTTGTACTTATCTGCTGTTTTCTTGAACGGAGGCGATTCTCTGTTGATATCTCTGTTAAACTGGGAAGCAGTTTCTCTTTGGCACCCTTTGTTATTGTAGTG TTGGCCTGCACCATCTTGGCTATGATTGCAACCCTACCTCTTGCCCagcttttcttctttcatatCCTCCTTATAAAAAAG GGAATCAGCACTTATGATTACATAATAGCTCTAAGGGAGCAGGAACAAGAGCAACAAGGTGTTGATGGTCAGCAGAGTGCGCAAATGTCTCCAGCCAGTTCACTTACTGGATTAAGCAGTGCAAGCTCATTTTCTACTTTTCACCGGGGTGCTTGGTGCACACCACCTCGCCTTTTTCTGGAAGATCAG TTTGATGTTGTTCCTCCAGAGACTGGATCTGTCAGCTCATTAGGAAAGAAGACTATTGGAGAAGAaccaatcaagaaaaagaaccCGGCGGCAGTAAAGATCAGTCCTTGGACTTTGGCCAGGTtaaacgcagaagaagtttcaAGAGCTGCAGCAGAGGCGAGAAAGAAGTCGAAAATCCTGCAGCCTGTGACAAGAAGGGAACCCCCTTTTGGGCTAGACATGGATAGCAGCTTTGGCAGCAGTGGCCGTCGGATGGTCCCAAGGACTGATAGTAATAGAAGGAGAGCTAGTAAGCGAATACGCATTCCAGCTGACCTACCCATGGAGTCTGTAACTAAGGCTTCAGGTATAGCTCCTGACAAGGGTTTCACGGAGACATCAACAAGCTTGGCCCCTCTCCAGCTTGAGGCCCGTAGTGCTTTCCAAACAAGCCGAGCAATGTCAAACTCAGTTGGGGTTGTTGCTTCTTCTCCTGAGAGCAGTTTAGACTCCCCAGATATCCACCCTTTCCGGGTTTCCTCATCCGGAGAGTCGAGACGTCTCATGGGTCTATCAGTGGGTGGTCCTGTTTCTCACAATTTATTTCCACTTTCAAGGTCTACCAGTGATGGCTATGAAGCTTCTGGCGGGGAAGATAGTGACAGGGTTTCTTCCAGGATTGCTCAAAGGTCTAATAACTGGAGTAACCTTCTCTTCCGTGCTGATCAGGATGAGAGTGTCTTTAGATTGAAAGCATCATCTTCATCCAGCCAGGCACAATAG
- the LOC133705833 gene encoding uncharacterized protein LOC133705833 gives MGSAANLCSVLSESQRIINAHSRHFLALSVLFILPLSFFLSVYPAIQNIISQFSTRGSKTLLSRTFYQDDPSNLFTTNFIILSLLVSLFTITFSTFALGSITYSVIHGFYGRPVKLWSSIKSAFTSFFPLLITGSFVEIIFLGVLLPFVLLLFFVINGIQLPGFEINVSSPYFIVFLVILGVVLVFVLLNLQLKWILAQVIVVAESSWGLEPLRRSDYLMKRMKGVALSMVLFFGFFSGLLVIASSFPWEGLHVGNIDSAWKIWPFVVRIVVTSALQMVLQLYNIAAFAVLYMDCKAVHGELVLEIAEEFAGDYVSLPFDDGKTPHFVSVAYI, from the coding sequence ATGGGATCAGCAGCAAACCTTTGCTCCGTCTTATCAGAATCACAACGTATAATAAACGCTCACTCCCGCCATTTCTTGGCTCTCTCTGTCCTCTTTATcctccctctttctttctttctttctgtctACCCCGCCATCCAAAACATCATCTCTCAATTCTCCACTCGGGGCTCCAAAACCCTCCTCTCTCGTACATTTTATCAAGATGACCCATCAAATCTTTTCACTACAAATTTCATTATCCTCTCTCTTCTCGTTTCACTCTTTACCATCACGTTCTCAACTTTTGCTCTAGGTTCCATCACCTACAGTGTTATTCATGGATTCTACGGTAGACCTGTAAAGCTTTGGTCTTCAATCAAATCTGCTTTCACTTCTTTCTTTCCCCTTTTGATCACTGGCTCTTTtgttgaaattatctttttggGGGTCCTTCTCCCttttgtgttgttgttgttttttgttataaatggaATTCAGCTTCCTGGATTTGAAATTAATGTCTCTTCgccttattttattgtttttcttgtgaTTCTTGGGGTTGTTTTGGTCTTCGTATTGCTTAATTTGCAATTGAAGTGGATTTTAGCTCAGGTAATTGTGGTTGCCGAATCAAGTTGGGGTCTTGAGCCGTTGAGAAGGAGTGACTACTTAATGAAACGAATGAAGGGAGTGGCTTTGtctatggttttattttttgggtttttctctGGCTTGTTGGTAATTGCCAGTTCATTTCCTTGGGAAGGTTTGCATGTTGGTAATATTGACAGTGCATGGAAGATTTGGCCTTTTGTTGTTCGAATTGTGGTGACTTCAGCACTCCAAATGGTGTTGCAGCTTTACAATATCGCGGCGTTTGCTGTTCTTTACATGGATTGCAAGGCTGTGCACGGAGAGCTTGTTTTGGAGATTGCTGAGGAGTTTGCTGGTGACTATGTTAGCTTGCCTTTTGATGATGGAAAGACCCCTCATTTTGTTTCTGTTGCTTATATATGA